From a region of the Rhipicephalus microplus isolate Deutch F79 chromosome X, USDA_Rmic, whole genome shotgun sequence genome:
- the Tat gene encoding tyrosine aminotransferase isoform X1 — MFPDSNCNKKVGMRVRTSWNSPPSRFATNTNNPIRGFVEDAGLVPNAEKTLISLSIGDPTVFGNLVPCEEILAPIETSLRSLKNHGYIPSTGTQAAKQAIAEYSSTQELSVNPQDVILTCGCSQALEMCVTVLANSGQNILIPRPGFSVYKTHAESVGIKVKFYNLLPEKSWAVDLVHLESQIDANTAAIVVNNPSNPCGSVYSKEHLNDILAVAARNFVPVIADEIYEHFVFEGQQYHPMGSLSEDVPILSCSGLTKRFLVPGWRTGWIVIHDRHDVFARGVKQGLQSLSQKIMGGNALIQGALPSILKNTPQKFYDETVSAVQKNAEIAYKALSTIPGMRPIMPQGAMYLMVGIEISKFPEYDSDAEFVKALFAEESVFCLPGRCFHYPNYFRIVLTVPQEMMLEAIDRIAAFCKTHYIDENRLVQRSESSLVLGGAPIAMEARG, encoded by the exons GAATTCTCCCCCGTCACGGTTCGCTACCAACACCAACAACCCAATCCGTGGCTTTGTCGAAGACGCGGGCCTCGTTCCCAACGCCGAGAAAACGCTCATCTCGCTGTCGATCGGCGACCCCACCGTGTTCGGCAACTTGGTGCCATGCGAGGAGATACTGGCGCCGATTGAGACCAGTCTTCGAAGCCTGAAGAACCATGGCTACATTCCAAGCACAG GTACACAAGCAGCCAAACAAGCCATTGCAGAGTATTCATCCACACAGGAACTCAGCGTGAATCCACAG GACGTCATACTGACATGCGGCTGCTCACAAGCGCTGGAGATGTGCGTCACCGTCCTCGCAAACAGCGGACAAAACATCCTGATTCCAAGGCCAGGATTTTCCGTCTACAAGACGCACGCAGAATCCGTTGGTATCAAGGTCAAGTTCTACAACTTATTG CCCGAGAAAAGCTGGGCGGTTGACCTCGTGCACCTCGAGTCTCAGATCGACGCCAACACGGCAGCGATCGTGGTGAATAACCCGAGCAATCCGTGTGGCAGCGTCTACTCCAAAGAGCATCTCAATGACATCCTGGCTGTGGccgcgaggaattttgtgcccgTCATCGCCGACGAGATATACGAGCACTTT GTTTTTGAAGGACAACAGTACCACCCAATGGGATCCCTAAGTGAAGATGTGCCCATTTTGTCTTGCAGCGGCCTCACAAAGAG ATTCCTGGTTCCCGGCTGGCGAACAGGTTGGATCGTAATCCACGATAGACACGACGTGTTCGCGCGTGGG GTGAAGCAAGGACTGCAGTCCTTGAGCCAAAAAATAATGGGAGGGAACGCCCTTATTCAG GGAGCGCTCCCTTCCATACTGAAGAACACGCCGCAGAAATTTTACGACGAGACTGTTTCCGCAGTGCAA AAAAATGCCGAAATTGCGTACAAAGCGTTATCAACGATTCCAGGCATGCGACCAATCATGCCCCAAGGAGCCATGTACTTAATG GTCGGCATCGAGATTAGCAAGTTTCCCGAGTACGACAGCGACGCCGAATTTGTGAAGGCCCTCTTCGCGGAGGAATCGGTCTTTTGCCTGCCAGGACGG TGTTTCCACTATCCGAACTACTTCCGCATCGTGCTCACGGTGCCGCAAGAGATGATGCTCGAGGCCATCGACCGGATCGCGGCGTTCTGCAAGACGCACTACATTGACGAGAACAGGCTCGTGCAACGAAGCGAAAGCAGCCTTGTCCTCGGTGGCGCGCCGATCGCCATGGAGGCCCGAGGATAA
- the Tat gene encoding tyrosine aminotransferase isoform X2, whose protein sequence is MRVRTSWNSPPSRFATNTNNPIRGFVEDAGLVPNAEKTLISLSIGDPTVFGNLVPCEEILAPIETSLRSLKNHGYIPSTGTQAAKQAIAEYSSTQELSVNPQDVILTCGCSQALEMCVTVLANSGQNILIPRPGFSVYKTHAESVGIKVKFYNLLPEKSWAVDLVHLESQIDANTAAIVVNNPSNPCGSVYSKEHLNDILAVAARNFVPVIADEIYEHFVFEGQQYHPMGSLSEDVPILSCSGLTKRFLVPGWRTGWIVIHDRHDVFARGVKQGLQSLSQKIMGGNALIQGALPSILKNTPQKFYDETVSAVQKNAEIAYKALSTIPGMRPIMPQGAMYLMVGIEISKFPEYDSDAEFVKALFAEESVFCLPGRCFHYPNYFRIVLTVPQEMMLEAIDRIAAFCKTHYIDENRLVQRSESSLVLGGAPIAMEARG, encoded by the exons GAATTCTCCCCCGTCACGGTTCGCTACCAACACCAACAACCCAATCCGTGGCTTTGTCGAAGACGCGGGCCTCGTTCCCAACGCCGAGAAAACGCTCATCTCGCTGTCGATCGGCGACCCCACCGTGTTCGGCAACTTGGTGCCATGCGAGGAGATACTGGCGCCGATTGAGACCAGTCTTCGAAGCCTGAAGAACCATGGCTACATTCCAAGCACAG GTACACAAGCAGCCAAACAAGCCATTGCAGAGTATTCATCCACACAGGAACTCAGCGTGAATCCACAG GACGTCATACTGACATGCGGCTGCTCACAAGCGCTGGAGATGTGCGTCACCGTCCTCGCAAACAGCGGACAAAACATCCTGATTCCAAGGCCAGGATTTTCCGTCTACAAGACGCACGCAGAATCCGTTGGTATCAAGGTCAAGTTCTACAACTTATTG CCCGAGAAAAGCTGGGCGGTTGACCTCGTGCACCTCGAGTCTCAGATCGACGCCAACACGGCAGCGATCGTGGTGAATAACCCGAGCAATCCGTGTGGCAGCGTCTACTCCAAAGAGCATCTCAATGACATCCTGGCTGTGGccgcgaggaattttgtgcccgTCATCGCCGACGAGATATACGAGCACTTT GTTTTTGAAGGACAACAGTACCACCCAATGGGATCCCTAAGTGAAGATGTGCCCATTTTGTCTTGCAGCGGCCTCACAAAGAG ATTCCTGGTTCCCGGCTGGCGAACAGGTTGGATCGTAATCCACGATAGACACGACGTGTTCGCGCGTGGG GTGAAGCAAGGACTGCAGTCCTTGAGCCAAAAAATAATGGGAGGGAACGCCCTTATTCAG GGAGCGCTCCCTTCCATACTGAAGAACACGCCGCAGAAATTTTACGACGAGACTGTTTCCGCAGTGCAA AAAAATGCCGAAATTGCGTACAAAGCGTTATCAACGATTCCAGGCATGCGACCAATCATGCCCCAAGGAGCCATGTACTTAATG GTCGGCATCGAGATTAGCAAGTTTCCCGAGTACGACAGCGACGCCGAATTTGTGAAGGCCCTCTTCGCGGAGGAATCGGTCTTTTGCCTGCCAGGACGG TGTTTCCACTATCCGAACTACTTCCGCATCGTGCTCACGGTGCCGCAAGAGATGATGCTCGAGGCCATCGACCGGATCGCGGCGTTCTGCAAGACGCACTACATTGACGAGAACAGGCTCGTGCAACGAAGCGAAAGCAGCCTTGTCCTCGGTGGCGCGCCGATCGCCATGGAGGCCCGAGGATAA